The Lentzea guizhouensis genome contains a region encoding:
- a CDS encoding glycosyltransferase, which produces MTLLAITLAVLGAVCFAFAARLQHDVVAQTGARAGVLKQPRWLGGLALLVAGAGVHAAALGMAPLTVVQPIGVLAIGLTALLDRRLRELPAILLTTVGVGAFVFLASGSATATRIAPDAELTAGLVALGLIAVPGVVAALTSNARVRAVAFASAGGVAYGYVSVLMRAVSQSVQQGGFGLSHLASVLGIALSLAVGGWLVQHAYAGGPPHLAVACLTVVDPLVAVGLGAFLLGEAAHLSAWTGALLIACALAAASGVFALARHPRVSTRTELPVNTSSALRVVIAADTFPPDVNGAARFAQRLAVGLASRGHDVHVIAPDSPKATEIEGVTVHRLRSHRLPFYPDFRFCLPWQAKKEAAELVKALKPDVVHVQAHFVVGRFVLNAAAAQGIPTLATNHFMPENLFSHAHVPAFLQGLSRKWAYRDLARVFGRADIVTAPTPRAVQLLHESGFPERAMPVSCGIDIARYQREVTHNDRPTALFVGRLDEEKRVDEFLRALARVPGAFGEIVGDGTCRAEWELLARDLEITDRVRFHGFVSEDQLLDAYARADLFVMPGVAELQSLATMEAMAAGKPVIAANAMALPHLVHSGRNGWLFEPGDVTALAQRLHSLVHDAPMRARMGAASSEIISHHALAATLERFEGLYARAMGRPAPIIALAA; this is translated from the coding sequence ATGACCCTGCTCGCCATCACCCTCGCCGTGCTCGGCGCCGTGTGCTTCGCCTTCGCGGCCCGCCTGCAGCACGACGTGGTCGCGCAGACCGGGGCCCGCGCCGGAGTGCTCAAGCAGCCCCGCTGGCTGGGTGGCCTCGCCCTGCTGGTCGCCGGTGCCGGTGTGCACGCGGCCGCGCTCGGCATGGCGCCGCTCACGGTCGTGCAGCCGATCGGGGTGCTCGCGATCGGCCTGACCGCCCTGCTGGACCGCCGGCTGAGGGAGCTGCCCGCCATCCTGCTCACCACCGTGGGCGTGGGCGCGTTCGTGTTCCTCGCGTCCGGCAGCGCGACTGCGACCCGGATCGCGCCCGACGCCGAGCTCACGGCCGGACTGGTGGCCCTCGGGCTGATCGCCGTCCCCGGAGTGGTCGCCGCTCTCACGTCGAACGCCCGCGTTCGCGCCGTGGCGTTCGCATCAGCCGGTGGTGTCGCGTACGGATACGTGTCGGTGCTCATGCGCGCCGTCTCGCAGTCGGTGCAGCAGGGCGGCTTCGGCCTCTCGCACCTCGCGTCCGTGCTCGGCATCGCCCTCTCGCTCGCCGTCGGTGGCTGGCTGGTCCAGCACGCCTACGCGGGCGGACCCCCTCATCTCGCCGTCGCCTGCCTGACCGTGGTGGACCCGCTGGTCGCCGTGGGCCTCGGTGCCTTCCTCCTCGGCGAAGCCGCGCACCTGTCCGCCTGGACCGGTGCCCTGCTCATCGCCTGCGCGCTCGCCGCAGCCAGCGGTGTGTTCGCCCTCGCTCGTCACCCTCGTGTCTCTACTCGAACGGAGCTTCCCGTGAACACCTCCAGCGCGCTGCGCGTCGTCATCGCCGCCGACACGTTCCCGCCGGACGTCAACGGAGCCGCACGGTTCGCCCAGCGCCTCGCCGTCGGTCTCGCCTCGCGCGGGCACGACGTCCACGTCATCGCACCCGACTCGCCCAAGGCCACCGAGATCGAGGGTGTCACCGTGCACCGCCTGCGGTCGCACCGGCTGCCGTTCTACCCGGACTTCCGCTTCTGCCTGCCGTGGCAGGCGAAGAAGGAGGCCGCCGAGCTGGTCAAGGCGCTGAAGCCGGACGTCGTGCACGTCCAGGCGCACTTCGTGGTGGGCCGGTTCGTCCTGAACGCCGCAGCCGCGCAGGGCATCCCCACGCTCGCCACGAACCACTTCATGCCGGAGAACCTGTTCAGCCACGCGCACGTGCCGGCGTTCCTGCAGGGTTTGTCCCGCAAGTGGGCCTACCGCGACCTGGCGCGGGTGTTCGGCCGCGCCGACATCGTCACCGCGCCCACACCGCGGGCCGTGCAGCTGCTGCACGAAAGCGGGTTCCCCGAACGCGCGATGCCGGTGTCGTGCGGCATCGACATCGCCCGCTACCAGCGCGAGGTCACCCACAACGACCGGCCGACCGCGCTGTTCGTCGGGCGGCTGGACGAGGAGAAGCGCGTCGACGAGTTCCTGCGGGCACTGGCCCGCGTGCCCGGCGCGTTCGGCGAGATCGTCGGCGACGGCACCTGCCGCGCGGAGTGGGAGCTGCTGGCCCGCGACCTGGAGATCACCGACCGGGTGCGGTTCCACGGGTTCGTGTCCGAGGACCAGCTGCTCGACGCCTACGCCCGCGCCGACCTGTTCGTGATGCCCGGTGTCGCCGAGCTGCAGAGCCTCGCCACGATGGAGGCGATGGCCGCGGGCAAGCCGGTGATCGCCGCGAACGCCATGGCGCTGCCGCACCTCGTGCACTCCGGGCGCAACGGCTGGCTGTTCGAGCCCGGTGACGTGACCGCGCTGGCCCAGCGCCTGCACTCGCTGGTGCACGACGCGCCGATGCGGGCCCGCATGGGCGCCGCCAGCAGCGAGATCATCTCGCACCACGCGCTGGCGGCGACCCTGGAGCGGTTCGAGGGCCTCTACGCACGGGCGATGGGCCGCCCGGCGCCGATCATCGCGCTGGCCGCCTGA
- a CDS encoding patatin-like protein, translating into MPGQPMSREEVRFAVVLNGGVSLAVWMGGAVLELDRLTRPGSAYQPLLDLVGCTARADVIAGTSAGGINGAALALSQVNKNADLTRLRDLWAEQGRMEQLLRTPFKGEPASLLKGDEFFLPRLQEALARLTTDLDPTEPDERPIDLRITTTLLGGVPTVTYDDLGQPLSQSVHQGSFSFRRDPYTWVSETTRDDFAPATLDERVQQLALAARSSASFPFAFEPSFIPVGGQHSPGRPDMGDVASWANGSDRSRFAVDGGVLVNTPTREALEAIDRMPADGPVRRVMLLVFPHAEPLGTEPQADTADLGPTTINAGARLLSAMSSQANRTYVEKIEEHNRRAASSRGGRMALLERLHANEENVVDEVYSLADKLFGHYEDVEIRLAARQVAAQQFALTGGNPANWSFERARRAAENAQRAWKKKHGVLPYVPGMRLPSTVCREDTGWEWGITMAERLGTSALDLLKRLVWVAPDGAADRIAHARRELHQVRAELRRLREELFRWQPADSLGEDYWTGRLASYHEEMIDGHLGLEVKAQVAEIGRVVGAAQEVVQGLDEHRLKLGGLLAWHALLDTAATDREAGLSEGERWLSRLLALEIAGTCLSDDASTGLDTPVELVQVSLQTRNAFAQQSLTADDKAGGASLSRFSGFLKRSWRVNDWIWGRLDGATMLCRVLFDPRRLRRMDLLGRPENDPRTAEQRAEAVVRNVIEHMFGPELPPQVDACANEATKELQGIYEAEGELSPSSLKLAELAAWGLHWRIICEELPRLRAAIIADRGDGADQRSRGELFLEEHADLLRRLEFPQEHTVTLGMAALTAFDRAGIGREPLTQEAASDQMIRTAATAAAVAVTVADSERAGLKAVRPVTRVMRGAALLPYWTITGLTRGGNLAQFLGLLGLAVGGALVVMALFGLLPSWAAGPGAAIGAASLLAAFGYAALRSGTLLHGLVLLSPVIPLVAVAVDRLPDDRSQLTTGTVTVAGVAVVVTALLVLGSLPAPIRTPLAVLADFKPLQILKKRWKQAVVAVAAAGLVWSVWQFELHTKPWLVLPTSVLCGAFGVWMALSGGKSLQRWRRVEGVWGTERAEPPAAATAGWAVVYGIAYLVVADVLLLVRPSGWGWQAVVGTALAFGLTLLLITSWYVPRVERRRIRRQLVTEAIPAIYPEGCDIAATLHERLEGHASLYRFLVDGEGEHPAKLTLSHTGLVVAQRIEQKLKRQAR; encoded by the coding sequence ATGCCTGGACAACCCATGTCGCGTGAAGAGGTCCGGTTCGCCGTGGTCCTCAACGGGGGTGTGAGCCTGGCCGTCTGGATGGGCGGTGCGGTGCTCGAGCTGGACCGGCTGACCAGGCCGGGGTCGGCCTACCAGCCGTTGCTGGACCTGGTGGGGTGCACGGCCAGGGCCGATGTCATCGCCGGGACGTCGGCCGGTGGGATCAACGGGGCCGCCTTGGCGCTGAGCCAGGTGAACAAGAACGCCGACCTCACCAGGTTGCGCGACCTGTGGGCCGAGCAGGGGCGGATGGAGCAGCTGCTCAGGACTCCGTTCAAGGGGGAGCCCGCGTCGCTGCTCAAGGGGGACGAGTTCTTCCTGCCGCGGCTGCAGGAGGCGCTGGCCCGGCTCACCACCGACCTCGACCCGACCGAGCCCGACGAGCGGCCGATCGACCTGCGGATCACGACCACGTTGCTGGGTGGCGTGCCGACGGTGACCTACGACGACCTCGGGCAGCCGCTGAGCCAGTCGGTGCACCAGGGGAGCTTCTCGTTCCGCCGCGACCCGTACACGTGGGTGAGCGAGACGACCCGGGACGACTTCGCGCCCGCGACGCTCGACGAGCGGGTCCAGCAGCTCGCGCTGGCGGCCCGCAGCAGTGCGAGTTTTCCGTTCGCGTTCGAGCCGAGCTTCATCCCGGTCGGCGGGCAGCACTCCCCCGGCCGGCCCGACATGGGGGACGTCGCGAGCTGGGCGAACGGGAGTGACCGCAGCCGGTTCGCGGTCGACGGCGGGGTGCTGGTCAACACGCCCACGAGAGAAGCTCTGGAGGCGATCGACCGGATGCCGGCCGATGGGCCGGTGCGCAGGGTGATGTTGCTGGTGTTCCCGCACGCCGAGCCGCTCGGCACAGAGCCGCAGGCGGACACCGCGGACCTGGGGCCGACCACGATCAACGCCGGGGCGCGGTTGCTGAGCGCCATGTCGAGCCAGGCGAACCGGACCTACGTCGAGAAGATCGAGGAGCACAACCGGCGGGCGGCCAGCAGCCGCGGTGGGCGGATGGCGTTGCTGGAGAGGTTGCACGCCAACGAGGAGAACGTCGTCGACGAGGTGTACTCGTTGGCGGACAAGCTCTTCGGGCACTACGAGGACGTGGAGATCCGGCTCGCGGCGCGGCAGGTGGCGGCGCAGCAGTTCGCGTTGACCGGGGGGAACCCGGCGAACTGGTCGTTCGAGCGGGCGCGGCGGGCGGCGGAGAACGCGCAGCGGGCGTGGAAGAAGAAGCACGGCGTGTTGCCGTACGTGCCGGGGATGAGGCTGCCGAGCACCGTGTGCCGCGAGGACACGGGCTGGGAGTGGGGCATCACGATGGCCGAGCGGCTCGGGACCTCGGCGCTCGACCTGCTCAAGCGGCTCGTCTGGGTGGCGCCGGACGGTGCGGCCGACCGGATCGCGCACGCCCGCAGGGAGCTGCACCAGGTGCGGGCGGAGCTGCGGAGGCTGCGCGAGGAGCTGTTCCGGTGGCAGCCGGCGGACTCGCTCGGTGAGGACTACTGGACCGGGCGGCTCGCGAGCTACCACGAGGAGATGATCGACGGGCACCTCGGGCTGGAGGTCAAGGCGCAGGTCGCCGAGATCGGCCGGGTGGTCGGCGCGGCCCAGGAGGTCGTGCAGGGGCTCGACGAGCACCGGCTGAAGCTCGGCGGGCTGCTGGCGTGGCACGCGTTGCTCGACACCGCGGCCACCGACCGGGAGGCCGGGCTGAGCGAGGGCGAACGGTGGTTGAGCCGGTTGCTGGCGCTGGAGATCGCGGGCACCTGCCTGTCCGACGACGCCTCCACCGGGCTCGACACACCGGTCGAGCTGGTGCAGGTGTCGTTGCAGACGCGCAACGCGTTCGCGCAGCAGTCGCTGACCGCCGACGACAAGGCGGGTGGGGCGTCGCTGTCGCGGTTCTCCGGGTTCCTCAAGCGGTCGTGGCGGGTCAACGACTGGATCTGGGGCCGGCTCGACGGCGCCACGATGCTGTGCCGGGTGCTGTTCGACCCGCGCCGGTTGCGGCGCATGGACCTGCTCGGCCGTCCCGAGAACGACCCGCGCACCGCCGAGCAGCGCGCGGAAGCCGTGGTGCGCAACGTCATCGAGCACATGTTCGGTCCTGAGCTGCCGCCTCAGGTCGACGCCTGCGCGAACGAGGCCACGAAGGAGCTGCAGGGCATCTACGAGGCCGAGGGCGAGCTGTCTCCGTCGTCGCTGAAGCTCGCCGAGCTCGCCGCGTGGGGCCTGCACTGGCGGATCATCTGCGAGGAGCTGCCGCGGTTGCGGGCGGCCATCATCGCCGACCGCGGTGACGGCGCCGACCAGCGTTCGCGCGGGGAGCTGTTCCTGGAGGAGCACGCGGACCTGTTGCGGCGTCTGGAGTTCCCGCAGGAGCACACGGTCACGCTGGGCATGGCGGCGCTGACGGCGTTCGACCGCGCGGGCATCGGCCGCGAGCCGCTCACCCAGGAGGCGGCGTCGGACCAGATGATCCGCACGGCCGCGACCGCCGCGGCCGTCGCGGTCACGGTCGCCGACTCCGAACGGGCCGGGCTCAAGGCGGTCCGGCCGGTCACCAGGGTCATGCGCGGTGCCGCGCTGCTGCCGTACTGGACGATCACCGGGCTGACCAGGGGCGGGAACCTGGCGCAGTTCCTCGGGTTGCTGGGGCTCGCGGTCGGCGGCGCGCTGGTCGTGATGGCGTTGTTCGGGCTGCTGCCGTCGTGGGCGGCGGGACCGGGCGCGGCGATCGGTGCGGCGTCGCTGCTGGCGGCTTTCGGGTACGCCGCACTGCGGTCGGGCACGCTGCTGCACGGCCTGGTGCTGCTCTCACCGGTGATACCGCTGGTGGCGGTGGCGGTCGACCGATTGCCCGACGACCGGTCGCAGCTCACCACCGGCACGGTCACCGTCGCGGGTGTCGCGGTCGTGGTCACCGCGCTGCTGGTGCTCGGGTCGCTGCCGGCGCCGATCCGCACGCCGCTGGCCGTGCTGGCCGACTTCAAGCCGTTGCAGATCCTGAAGAAGCGCTGGAAGCAGGCCGTCGTCGCGGTCGCGGCGGCCGGGCTGGTGTGGTCGGTGTGGCAGTTCGAGCTGCACACCAAGCCGTGGCTGGTGCTCCCGACGTCCGTCCTGTGTGGAGCGTTCGGCGTCTGGATGGCGTTGTCCGGCGGGAAGTCGCTGCAGCGCTGGCGCCGGGTCGAGGGTGTCTGGGGCACCGAACGCGCCGAGCCGCCCGCCGCGGCGACCGCGGGCTGGGCGGTGGTCTACGGCATCGCCTACCTGGTCGTGGCGGACGTCCTGCTGCTGGTGCGGCCGAGCGGCTGGGGCTGGCAGGCGGTGGTCGGCACGGCGCTGGCGTTCGGGCTGACGCTGCTGCTGATCACGTCCTGGTACGTGCCGCGGGTGGAGCGGCGGCGCATCCGCCGCCAGCTCGTCACCGAGGCGATCCCGGCGATCTACCCGGAGGGCTGCGACATCGCGGCGACGCTGCACGAACGGCTGGAGGGCCACGCGTCGCTGTACCGGTTCCTGGTCGACGGAGAGGGCGAGCACCCCGCGAAGCTCACCCTCTCCCACACCGGGCTCGTGGTCGCGCAGCGGATCGAGCAGAAGCTCAAGCGGCAGGCGCGGTGA